The Dioscorea cayenensis subsp. rotundata cultivar TDr96_F1 chromosome 19, TDr96_F1_v2_PseudoChromosome.rev07_lg8_w22 25.fasta, whole genome shotgun sequence genome includes a window with the following:
- the LOC120283376 gene encoding endonuclease 4-like — MSLLIFLTGIVFIFLYVLPGTHSWGKEGHYITCKIAEGLLSREASEAVKSLLPEYANGDLASVCSWPDEVSHRAGWRWSSPLHYVDTPDFRCNYDYCRDCHDFARSRNRCVTGAIYNYSAQLSTYKNSKFTDQYNLTEALLFLSHFVGDIHQPLHCGFLGDEGGNTIILHWYRRKSNLHHVWDTLIIETALKKYNMDLSMMIEDIRTSILEDWPSDVPAWESCGVNQTVCPNWYAAESISVACKFVYKNASPGSTLGDDYFFTRMPHVRKRLAQGGVRLAATLNRIFLGGYSLLYHLTDDIFPECSSNTICDRENQSAC, encoded by the exons ATGTCTCTGCTGATATTCTTGACTGGAATAGTGTTTATATTTCTCTACGTGCTTCCGGGAACTCATTCTTGGGGTAAGGAAGGACACTACATCACATGCAAAATAGCAGAG GGGCTATTGTCTAGAGAAGCTTCCGAAGCTGTGAAATCACTGCTTCCAGAATATGCTAATGGTGATCTGGCTTCTGTTTGCTCTTGGCCAGATGAAGTAAGTCACCGAGCTGGATGGAGGTGGAGTAGTCCTTTGCATTATGTTGACACACCTGACTTTCGATGCAACTATGATTATTGTC GTGATTGCCATGACTTTGCCAGAAGCAGAAATAGATGTGTAACTGGAGCAATCTATAACTATTCAGCACAGTTATCAACTTATAAGAATTCTAAGTTTACTGACCAAT ATAATCTCACAGAGGCTCTCTTGTTCCTATCTCATTTTGTGGGAGACATCCATCAG CCATTGCATTGTGGTTTCCTTGGAGACGAAGGTGGGAACACAATAATACTTCACTGGTATCGCCGCAAGAGCAATTTACACCAT GTATGGGATACCTTGATCATAGAGACAGCCCTGAAAAAGTACAACATGGATCTGTCAATGATGATAGAAGACATCCGGACAAGCATACTG GAAGACTGGCCCAGTGATGTGCCAGCATGGGAAAGTTGTGGAGTAAATCAGACTGTGTGCCCAAACTG GTATGCTGCAGAGAGCATCAGCGTAGCATGCAAATTTGTATACAAGAATGCCTCACCGGGAAGCACTCTTGGAG ATGATTACTTCTTCACTCGCATGCCTCACGTACGGAAAAGGCTGGCCCAAGGTGGTGTCCGTCTTGCCGCCACCCTAAATCGCATTTTCCTCGGCGGGTACTCTCTCCTCTACCACCTAACTGATGACATATTTCCAGAGTGCAGTTCAAACACCATTTGTGATAGAGAAAACCAAAGTGCATGTTAA
- the LOC120283456 gene encoding dolichyl-diphosphooligosaccharide--protein glycosyltransferase subunit DAD1-like: protein MARSTANDAQALFRSLRSAYASTPTNLKIIDLYVVFAVTTALIQVVYMGIVGSFPFNSFLSGVLSCVGTAVLAVCLRIQVNKDNKEFKDLPPEQAFADFVLCNLVLHLVIMNFLG, encoded by the exons ATGGCGAGGTCAACAGCCAATGATGCTCAAGCTCTTTTTCGATCTCTTCGTTCTGCTTATGCTTCCACACCAACCAATCTTAAA ATTATTGATCTCTATGTAGTTTTTGCAGTGACCACCGCCTTAATTCAG GTGGTTTACATGGGTATTGTTGGATCATTTCCTTTCAATTCATTCCTGTCGGGTGTGCTTTCTTGTGTAGGAACTGCTGTTCTTGCAG TTTGTCTTCGGATTCAAGTCAACAAAGACAACAAGGAATTCAAG GATTTACCACCGGAGCAGGCATTTGCGGATTTTGTTCTTTGCAATCTTGTGCTTCATTTGGTGATCATGAACTTCCTCGGATAA